The nucleotide sequence AGAGCATCTCTGATCTTCAAGTCACTGGCATGATCAGctgcctagcagcagcagccagatgTGCCCTTATGTTTTTAGGGGGCATTCCATAAGTTTCCCTTGGGCAGTGGGCAAGAGACATCCAAACATCTCCTGGGAAGCATATGTCATATATACAAAGCCATCTTCATCTTTGTAGTCCCTGTACACTTCAGCCAACGTCAGAGACATACTGGCCAGACTCTTGTTGTTCACCAGCAAGTAGAAAGCTTGTGTAGCATTTAGAGCCATTCTGCTTCTAGATTtaggagaaagaaagggaaaggattATTTTCCCCAATTCAAGCTACTTTTGAGGAGCTCACTTTTTTGGCAGTGTGTATTAATCACTTTGACAAATATAATGACAGATTGCAGTTGTGATAAACACATTTATCATCTTATATTTTAGAGATGAGCCAGAATGCTTTGTAGATCAATATAGTTTAACATCAGTAGGCAATCACATCAGTAGACTTAAATCCAGTCTTATTGTCAAAgccatatttttcaaaaagtctGTGGCTTTTATGCAAGTCTCCCAAGTCAAATATTTGAAACAGAAAAGCTCTGAAATCAGGGCTTTGTTTACCCAATTGCAGTTGCTAAATACTAAGCAGAGAGCAGAAGTCTCTTCAGCACTGTCCTATGTATGGTGCAAGATGGGTATGGCTTTAAACCTTTATTTACAGACATATTCAAAGCTTCACTCAGTCTTGAGAGATTAGTCCTTCTCAGAGGGGCTCAGCTCCCAAGACAGTTAGGCCTGTTTGCCCATCCACCCGCAAATACCCTCTTTGTACTTGATGGAAGCCATTGtattatatgtttcagagtagcagccgtgttagtctgtatccgcaaaaagaaaagaaggacttgtggcaccttagagactgacaaatctctaaggtgccacaagtcctccttttcttttcattgtatTATATGGAGATCATAGGCTTTTTAAGGCAATGTTCTTTTAAAAGACAGACATACTCTAGAATATACTTAAGAATTACAGGGGTAGAGAACTTCTTCCCTATAGAGCTTCTCAGCCAATGACCTCAGAGCAATTTACAGGCTTTTTGCTTCAGACAGCCCACACCTGAGACACTTCTGTCAGTTTACTCAGGTTCATAACCAATCAGTAGCAGTGCTGGGACTAAAATCTCAGAGGCCTGGTTACCAGTCAGCTCCCTTTTTAAGTTCTCATCAGAGAGAAGCAGGACATGAATCAGACAGAAACCTTATTTACTTAGGCTCATGGACAAACTTTGTGCTTCTATGCAGTCACTGATTTCACAAGAAGCTCTGAACAGGTTTGGAAAGAAAGCTTATCTTAAAAGAGCTAACATGTTGCAGGTTTTACATCTGTTAGATTCATGCAGGCAAAAAGAAGGCCACTGACTAGATCTCTGTGCTTCCCACACACAGCACTCAGTACAACTGAGCCCCCCCTTGACTGAGTACTAGACAGCCTGATTCAAATTAACATCTAGATTCCAGATCTTGCAAGCCACAGCATAAGAGCAGCCACATTTGTAGAGGGCCAATTGCTATTCCAGGGTTTGCTACATACCTAATGATGGTTATAAACTGTGTCATGGTCAACTCCTGAGGAAcaagaaattttgttttgtcCAGTAGAGgaagatatttttctttctgatacCGTTCAACAATTACCTGTTTTTAGAGAAGTAAACAGATCACTTTTAAAGCAATTGaaagtgtttttgtttctttaaaaaccaAAGACTTCAATGGCTGAGCTTTAAACTTATTTAAGAAAGGCTTAAATACTAACACAGCAAACAGAACAGAGATTATATTTACCGGGATTTTTGTTGGGAACTTTGCCCGAATTCCTGCTACTTCTTCCAGTCTAGTTGctgtgcaaaagaaaaaacaaatattacaTACGTGCAATCCTCAACCTCCAATATAGCTTAGCTATGTACAATACCCAGATGACTTACCAAAACTCTTTCTCAGTTTAAAAGGTCTAACAGATTGGCTGCTATGCAGAGTTTGCATCTTCTTTACCAGAAGACTTTGTTACTAGGGCTTAATAATAACAAGCAACTCCTAGTCCTCTACCACAGCTGAATTCAAACTGTGGGAAGTTGTTAAGCTGAGCCCCTTATAAAGGCTTAGTTGTGACATCATGTTACTCCcttaccccacccccatttctccCACACAGCAGGGGCGGATTCAACCTGGCTGCAGCTAGTTTACTAGGGAATGGTGGGGTCTGCCTGTTGGACAGAGAGAGTGCAGAGGACTTCTGCCTGTGTTCTGTACCTGCAGAGGGCAGTGTACCCATCCTGACAGGACGTCCTGACACATTGTATCTTCCATGTTATTTATTTCACACCTtaagtgtcagaaggcctttggATCCCACTGTTCTTCAAGGGTCTCTATGTCATTCCAGACTCTGCTCCGTTTGAGGACAGCTGCCTCTGACACCTGCCTAGACCCATTAAAAATATGTTGCCGAGAGGGCGCTACAAGAGAGCAAATGCAGGCACTTCCTCCTGGAGGGGCCCACTCATGAGGCTTCACCAGCACCTCCAAGCCCCTGCCAGAAGAAGATGGGACAGGGCTGAGGCTTTGCTGTATGCATCATGCTGGTGTTATTACAATATGCTATACCTGTAGCAAACTGTTGTGTGAACAAAGTGCAGAGCCGACCTGCTTAGTCTCATTGGGTGAAATGAGGGGTTAATCAGTCATTTTCAGAGGCATAGGCAtgaaggcccagatcttcagaggtatttaggctcctaattgaCATTAATTTCTCTGaaaattgaaatcagtgaaagttaggagcctaaatacctttgaggatttgggccaaagGTCCTATATGAGAGTTTAAGTAGGACATAGACAGTGCACAGGCTTTGTGCTAGCTGTCTGCATGGCTGATTTCACCCATTTTGAATTAAATAAGATTAACCACAGCGCATTGTTTTAGCAACCTACTGTGCACCTAGTGTGCATCTGCCATATTTCATTGCTTAACTCAGCTCCCACATTTTCAATCAGGCACAGGGATGACTAAACATAACAAGAGAAAAGTTTGTCTCATAAGGGCTGTTCGCTACTATACATGGCCATTTCTGAGTAGCAATGAGCTTAGAACAGGAGACGGGGGAGCGTGAATTATGATTTTAATTAAAGAGGATTGTGGAGATTGGAACTATAAAATCAAGGACAAAATGCCAATTTCCCATTGGTGTCAAAGAGCGTTTTGTCCGAAAGATTGACAGTTGCATTTGGCTGTTAGATTGTAACTAAATATTTAGGTTAGTAGAGTGTTGCCTAAAGTGTCACTCAGTGGAAACAAAATAAGCACCATATTTCTGGATCTGTCATCTTTTATCTCTGCATTCCTCTGCAGAGACAGTCTTATGGGAAAAGCACAGGCCTGCAAGCCAGAAAATGTGGGGTTT is from Dermochelys coriacea isolate rDerCor1 chromosome 3, rDerCor1.pri.v4, whole genome shotgun sequence and encodes:
- the MAP1LC3C gene encoding microtubule-associated proteins 1A/1B light chain 3C, producing the protein MQTLHSSQSVRPFKLRKSFATRLEEVAGIRAKFPTKIPVIVERYQKEKYLPLLDKTKFLVPQELTMTQFITIIRSRMALNATQAFYLLVNNKSLASMSLTLAEVYRDYKDEDGFVYMTYASQEMFGCLLPTAQGKLMECPLKT